The Apium graveolens cultivar Ventura chromosome 11, ASM990537v1, whole genome shotgun sequence genome has a window encoding:
- the LOC141695584 gene encoding uncharacterized protein LOC141695584, with translation MEREENNGFQDNIDEMLNAAYGNVGPNADAKKILRLVEEGRRPLYPGCKKFSRLSFLIRLYNWKCLNGITETTFSEIIELLKEVVPEIRFPKSFNSAKTTIKDLGLNYVKIHACPNDCMLYWGENEKEVKCRNCGVSRWKAVAQGSENNKIAAKVMRYLPLKPRLQRMFLCKDFSKLMSWHAVDRKKDGKLRHPADGEAWKTMDATYPHFSSDNRNVRLGVASDGFNPYGKMSSTRSIWPIIIVNYNLPPWLNMKPENLILSTIIPGPNDPGNNIDVYMQPLIAELKELWNVGVEIYDSLTDQNLMLHASILWTISDFLGYAMLSGWSTKGKLACPIYNYETSSKYLKHSKKVCYMNHRKFLDPNHKWRSDKRRFNGDAETRETPTMLSGREIEVLLDDYVNTFGKGSKRKVSCETNPWNKRSIFSDLPYWRDNLIRYNLDVMHIEKNICDSVLGTLLNMGGKTKDHMNVRLDLQESGIRKVLHPIITADGKSVIRAANFDLTNKEKDIFCSVFQNAKLPYGFGYNISRCVQDRKIVGYKNHDAHIFMQYLLQIAVKKTLKPEVAIPLIRLRNFLRDICAKVIEVGDLKRLQQEIIEILCQLEMIFPDPFFDIMVHLVVHLCKEIEYGGPVHQRWMYSIERYLGVLKR, from the coding sequence ATGGAGCGCGAAGAAAATAACGGATTTCAAGATAATATTGATGAGATGCTGAACGCTGCCTATGGTAATGTGGGACCGAATGCGGATGCAAAAAAAATTCTACGTCTTGTCGAGGAAGGAAGACGGCCATTATATCCAGGTTGTAAGAAATTTTCGCGTTTAAGTTTCTTAATTAGGCTTTATAACTGGAAGTGTCTTAATGGTATAACCGAGACGACTTTTAGTGAAATAATAGAGTTATTAAAAGAGGTTGTTCCCGAGATTAGGTTTCCTAAATCTTTTAATTCTGCTAAAACTACCATCAAGGATTTAGGTCTTAACTACGTGAAAATACATGCATGTCCGAACGATTGCATGTTATATTGGGgtgaaaatgaaaaagaagttAAGTGCAGAAATTGTGGTGTTTCAAGGTGGAAGGCTGTGGCACAAGGGtcagaaaataataaaattgcaGCCAAAGTCATGAGATACTTACCACTAAAACCAAGGCTGCAACGAATGTTTTTGTGCAAAGACTTCTCTAAACTAATGAGTTGGCATGCAGTAGACCGAAAGAAGGACGGGAAGTTACGGCATCCGGCTGATGGGGAAGCCTGGAAGACGATGGATGCCACATATCCCCATTTTTCTTCTGATAATCGGAATGTCAGATTAGGTGTAGCTTCTGACGGCTTTAATCCATATGGCAAGATGAGTTCCACTCGCAGTATATGGCCAATTATTATCGTTAACTACAACCTCCCTCCCTGGTTGAACATGAAACCCGAAAATTTAATCCTCTCAACAATAATACCTGGTCCCAACGATCCTGGAAACAATATCGATGTCTACATGCAGCCGTTGATCGCGGAATTGAAAGAGTTATGGAATGTAGGGGTGGAAATTTATGATTCTTTGACGGATCAGAACTTAATGTTACATGCAAGCATCTTGTGGACCATTAGTGACTTTCTCGGATACGCAATGTTGTCGGGTTGGAGCACAAAAGGCAAATTAGCATGTCCTATATATAACTACGAGACGTCGTCGAAGTATTTGAAACATAGTAAGAAGGTCTGCTATATGAATCATCGAAAATTCCTAGACCCCAACCACAAGTGGAGGTCTGATAAGAGACGATTCAATGGCGATGCTGAGACTAGAGAAACTCCTACAATGCTATCTGGGAGGGAAATTGAAGTTCTGCTGGACGATTATGTGAACACATTTGGAAAGGGAAGTAAACGGAAAGTTAGTTGCGAAACTAACCCTTGGAATAAGAGGTCAATATTTTCCGACTTACCTTATTGGAGAGACAACTTAATTCGATATAACTTGGATGTAATGCACATCGAGAAGAACATCTGTGATAGTGTTCTAGGCACATTGTTAAATATGGGAGGCAAGACAAAGGATCATATGAATGTTCGATTAGATTTGCAAGAATCTGGTATAAGGAAGGTCCTTCATCCTATCATTACTGCTGATGGAAAATCTGTAATTAGGGCAGCAAACTTTGACCTGACCAACAAAGAAAAGGATATATTCTGTTCAGTATTCCAAAATGCAAAGCTGCCATACGGGTTTGGTTATAATATCAGCAGATGCGTGCAAGATAGGAAAATTGTGGGATACAAGAATCATGACGCACATATTTTTATGCAGTATTTATTACAAATTGCAGTCAAAAAAACATTAAAGCCTGAGGTCGCAATACCTTTAATCAGACTTAGAAATTTTTTGAGAGATATATGTGCAAAAGTGATTGAGGTAGGTGATTTAAAAAGGTTACAGCAGGAGATTATCGAAATACTTTGTCAGCTTGAGATGATTTTTCCGGATCCGTTCTTTGACATAATGGTTCACCTAGTTGTACATTTGTGCAAGGAAATTGAATATGGTGGACCAGTCCATCAAAGATGGATGTATTCGATTGAGAGATACCTAGGAGTATTAAAACGATAA